A genomic segment from Klebsiella africana encodes:
- a CDS encoding ion transporter, producing the protein MLSAARLRLYHLLFDQNRLSGRRFEGLCGLFALLSVLVIFIESGLGTQYHLTLDEWHIFVWLELLVTAVFTVEYLLRIATWPNPLHYIFSFWGLIDLATILPLYVMWLWPEISLNYVFAWRAMRAIRALRILKLLRFMPSLNVFWRAIVSARHQLILFYSFIAIVMVIFGSLMYLIEGPQYGFTTLNASVYWAIVTITTVGYGDITPHTPVGRILASILILIGYSIIAIPTGLITTHMTSALNRRRQHRLCPQCRQGEHDDNARFCHACGHALPK; encoded by the coding sequence ATGCTTTCTGCCGCTCGTCTGCGGCTTTATCATTTACTTTTCGATCAGAATCGACTTTCCGGGCGCCGCTTTGAAGGGCTGTGCGGACTTTTCGCCTTGCTCAGCGTGTTGGTGATATTTATCGAATCGGGGCTGGGCACGCAATATCATCTGACATTAGACGAATGGCATATTTTTGTCTGGCTGGAGCTGCTGGTGACGGCAGTCTTTACCGTGGAGTACCTGCTGCGTATCGCCACCTGGCCTAATCCGCTCCATTATATTTTCAGTTTTTGGGGGCTGATTGATCTGGCGACGATTCTGCCGCTGTACGTGATGTGGCTATGGCCGGAAATTAGCCTGAATTATGTTTTTGCCTGGCGGGCAATGCGGGCGATCCGCGCGCTGCGTATTCTCAAACTGTTGCGCTTTATGCCTTCGCTCAACGTATTCTGGCGGGCTATCGTCAGTGCCCGCCACCAGCTCATTCTGTTCTATTCGTTTATCGCCATTGTGATGGTGATTTTCGGCTCGCTTATGTATCTGATTGAAGGGCCACAATACGGCTTTACCACGCTCAATGCCTCTGTCTATTGGGCCATTGTGACCATCACGACCGTCGGCTATGGCGATATTACCCCGCACACCCCAGTGGGCCGCATTCTGGCCTCCATTCTCATCTTGATCGGCTACTCCATCATCGCGATTCCGACCGGGCTTATCACTACCCATATGACCAGCGCCCTGAACCGTCGGCGTCAGCATCGCTTATGCCCGCAGTGCCGGCAGGGTGAACATGATGATAACGCCCGTTTTTGCCACGCCTGCGGTCATGCGTTACCGAAGTAA
- a CDS encoding HI1450 family dsDNA-mimic protein, which translates to MDMDLNNRLTEDETLEQAYDIFLELAADNLDPADIILFNLQFEERGGAELFDPSADWEEHVDYDLNPDFFAEVVIGLADTDGGEINDIFARVLLCREKDHKLCHILWRE; encoded by the coding sequence ATGGATATGGATTTAAATAACCGCCTGACCGAAGACGAAACGCTTGAGCAGGCTTACGATATCTTTCTCGAACTGGCGGCCGACAATCTCGACCCGGCGGACATCATTCTGTTTAACCTGCAGTTTGAGGAGCGCGGCGGTGCCGAGCTGTTTGATCCTTCCGCAGACTGGGAAGAGCATGTGGATTACGATCTGAACCCGGATTTCTTTGCTGAAGTGGTGATTGGCCTGGCGGATACCGACGGCGGGGAAATCAATGATATCTTCGCCCGCGTGCTTCTGTGCCGCGAAAAAGATCATAAGCTGTGCCATATTCTGTGGCGTGAATAA
- the oppD gene encoding ABC transporter ATP-binding protein, with protein sequence MTMIETAKAPQAQSHSGLLLDVKDLRVTFKTPDGDVTAVNDLNFTLQAGETLGIVGESGSGKSQTAFALMGLLAANGRIGGSATFNGRQILNLPERELNKLRAEQISMIFQDPMTSLNPYMRVGEQLMEVLMLHKGLSKAEAFEESVKMLDAVKMPEARKRMKMFPHEFSGGMRQRVMIAMALLCRPRLLIADEPTTALDVTVQAQIMTLLNELKREFNTAIIMITHDLGVVAGICDKVLVMYAGRTMEYGQARDVFYQPSHPYSIGLLNAVPRLDAEGDALLTIPGNPPNLLRLPKGCPFQPRCPHAMEQCSSAPPLESFAPGRLRACFKPVGDLL encoded by the coding sequence ATGACCATGATTGAAACGGCAAAAGCGCCGCAAGCGCAGAGCCACAGCGGGCTGCTGCTGGACGTGAAAGATCTTCGAGTTACCTTTAAAACGCCGGATGGCGACGTCACTGCCGTCAATGACCTGAATTTTACCCTGCAGGCGGGCGAGACGCTCGGCATTGTGGGCGAATCCGGCTCCGGTAAATCGCAAACCGCCTTCGCCCTGATGGGGCTGCTGGCGGCTAACGGTCGCATCGGGGGTTCCGCCACCTTTAACGGTCGGCAAATCCTCAATTTGCCCGAGCGTGAGCTGAACAAACTGCGCGCTGAACAAATCTCAATGATTTTCCAGGATCCGATGACCTCGCTTAACCCCTATATGCGGGTGGGCGAGCAGTTAATGGAAGTCCTGATGCTGCATAAAGGGCTGAGTAAAGCCGAAGCGTTTGAAGAGTCAGTGAAGATGCTCGACGCGGTAAAAATGCCGGAAGCGCGTAAGCGCATGAAGATGTTCCCGCACGAATTCTCCGGGGGCATGCGTCAGCGCGTGATGATTGCCATGGCGCTGTTATGCCGGCCGCGGCTGCTGATTGCGGATGAACCGACCACCGCTCTGGACGTCACCGTGCAGGCGCAGATCATGACGTTACTGAATGAGCTTAAGCGCGAATTCAATACGGCCATCATTATGATCACCCACGACCTTGGGGTGGTGGCAGGGATCTGCGATAAAGTGCTGGTGATGTACGCCGGGCGCACCATGGAGTATGGTCAGGCGCGCGATGTCTTCTATCAGCCGTCGCACCCATACTCCATTGGGCTGTTGAATGCGGTTCCACGTCTGGATGCGGAAGGGGATGCGTTGTTGACCATTCCCGGCAACCCACCGAACCTGCTGCGATTGCCGAAAGGCTGTCCATTCCAGCCGCGCTGTCCGCACGCGATGGAGCAGTGCAGCAGCGCACCGCCGCTGGAGTCGTTCGCGCCAGGCCGCCTGCGCGCCTGCTTTAAACCGGTGGGGGATCTGCTATGA
- the oppF gene encoding murein tripeptide/oligopeptide ABC transporter ATP-binding protein OppF, translated as MNALSEQRKVLLEIADLKVHFDIKDGKQWFWQPSKTLKAVDGVTLRLYEGETLGVVGESGCGKSTFARAIIGLVKATDGKVAWLGKDLLGMKPEEWRDVRSDIQMIFQDPLASLNPRMTIGEIIAEPLRTYHPKMSRQEVRDRVKAMMMKVGLLPNLINRYPHEFSGGQCQRIGIARALILEPKLIICDEPVSALDVSIQAQVVNLLQQLQREMGLSLIFIAHDLAVVKHISDRVLVMYLGHAVELGTYDEVYHNPLHPYTKALMSAVPIPDPDLEKTKTIQLLEGELPSPINPPSGCVFRTRCPLAGPECARTRPVLEGSFRHAVSCLKVDPL; from the coding sequence ATGAACGCCTTAAGTGAACAACGAAAAGTCCTGCTCGAAATTGCCGACCTGAAAGTGCATTTCGATATCAAAGATGGCAAGCAGTGGTTCTGGCAGCCGTCGAAAACGCTGAAAGCGGTGGATGGCGTAACGCTGCGTCTCTATGAGGGGGAAACCCTCGGCGTGGTGGGGGAGTCCGGCTGCGGTAAATCGACTTTCGCCCGCGCCATTATTGGTCTGGTGAAAGCGACCGATGGCAAAGTAGCCTGGCTTGGTAAAGATCTGCTGGGCATGAAGCCGGAAGAGTGGCGCGATGTGCGTAGCGATATTCAGATGATCTTCCAGGATCCGCTGGCCTCTCTGAATCCGCGAATGACCATTGGAGAAATTATCGCCGAACCGCTGCGTACCTATCATCCGAAGATGTCCCGTCAGGAAGTGCGCGATCGCGTGAAGGCGATGATGATGAAAGTTGGGCTGCTACCCAACCTGATCAACCGCTATCCGCACGAGTTCTCCGGCGGTCAGTGTCAGCGCATCGGTATCGCGCGGGCGTTAATTCTTGAGCCGAAGCTGATTATCTGCGATGAGCCGGTCTCCGCGCTTGATGTGTCGATTCAGGCGCAGGTGGTCAATTTGCTGCAGCAGCTGCAGCGTGAGATGGGGCTGTCGCTGATATTTATCGCCCACGATCTGGCGGTAGTTAAACACATCTCCGATCGCGTACTGGTGATGTATCTGGGACATGCGGTGGAGCTGGGCACCTACGACGAGGTGTACCACAATCCGCTGCATCCCTATACCAAAGCGCTAATGTCGGCGGTGCCGATCCCCGATCCTGATCTCGAAAAAACCAAAACCATCCAGTTGCTGGAGGGGGAATTGCCCTCGCCGATTAATCCGCCCTCAGGCTGCGTGTTCCGCACCCGCTGTCCGCTTGCCGGGCCGGAGTGCGCCAGGACCCGCCCGGTGCTGGAGGGCAGTTTCCGCCACGCGGTTTCCTGCCTGAAGGTAGACCCGTTATAA